One Leptotrichia hongkongensis genomic window carries:
- a CDS encoding type III pantothenate kinase, with product MILGFDIGNTHIIPIFYNENGDILATFRIPTHLEFTEDTLFVMLKEFAKNSNLEISNIKNIVVSSVVPNINENFTRLGKKYFNINPMFVTLDNVENEIKILPNMERGLGADRIVDILATKKLYPEKELLIIDFGTATTFDMIKDSTYMGGCILPGITLSINALFSNTAALPKIEFTNPETVLGINTISQINAGIFYGNVGAIKELILQYKNSFPNAYVIATGGQGQKISEYIEEIDEYVAKLGEMGIFEFYKLQRGEKDESKS from the coding sequence ATGATTTTAGGATTTGATATTGGAAATACACATATTATACCGATTTTTTATAATGAAAATGGTGATATTCTAGCAACTTTCAGAATACCGACACATCTGGAATTTACCGAAGATACTCTTTTTGTAATGTTAAAGGAGTTTGCAAAAAACAGCAATTTAGAAATTTCAAATATTAAAAATATTGTTGTTTCATCAGTTGTTCCAAATATTAACGAAAATTTTACAAGGCTTGGAAAAAAATATTTTAACATCAATCCAATGTTTGTAACACTTGACAATGTAGAAAATGAAATAAAAATTTTGCCAAATATGGAGCGTGGTCTCGGTGCAGACAGGATTGTAGACATTTTGGCCACAAAAAAACTGTATCCAGAAAAGGAACTTTTAATAATTGATTTTGGTACAGCCACAACTTTTGACATGATAAAAGATTCCACTTATATGGGTGGCTGCATTCTTCCTGGAATCACACTTTCAATAAATGCCTTGTTTAGCAATACCGCCGCTTTGCCAAAAATTGAATTTACCAATCCTGAAACAGTTTTGGGAATAAATACAATTTCACAAATAAATGCCGGTATCTTTTATGGAAATGTTGGTGCAATAAAGGAATTAATTTTACAATACAAAAATTCCTTTCCAAACGCTTATGTTATTGCAACTGGCGGACAGGGACAAAAAATTTCCGAATATATCGAAGAAATTGATGAATATGTAGCAAAACTTGGAGAAATGGGAATTTTTGAATTTTATAAATTACAAAGAGGAGAGAAAGATGAAAGTAAAAGTTAA
- a CDS encoding OPT/YSL family transporter, giving the protein MAKTKKTRTRTKNNEINITFSAIFTGIIGAVLVSASSFYIVLKFGALPWPTIMVTLLSMMTLNFFKKANNKEITITHTIMSAGSMVAGGVAFTMPAYLILGGKLTDINQQLLFLTILIGSIAGAFLSYIFRTKLIEEEKLEFPIGEAAYNLVNSGKNTGSIRYVGFGTLFSSIVALLRDFNFSKGKAPIIPALVSLKNVPFSFYVSPLLVGIGYVLGFLNTFVWFLGGAAVIFVGEPLAKMFKIADFPIMKNSFGMGFMIGIGIAVILKIIFSNKSKNNSENRSIITKLFILSAVSIIVIIFIYKLPIFLALVLVLISILCTIIAGYSTGKTGVNPMEIYAIITILVISFLNKMLNGLNIGGIKFSTNLNTLTLFLLACIIAVACGLSGDILNDFKSGYKMKVNPSEQLFGELIGSIASSFVITFLFFVFFRVYKTIGPVENTDLIALQASIVATVINGIPFLNIFFIGLVTGLLLSLLNLPVLTFGIGIYVPFYLTSTVFSGGLASFFGNRISQKSHSNLLLISNGLMSGEAIIGVILSIVAYIKLFVK; this is encoded by the coding sequence ATGGCAAAAACAAAAAAAACAAGAACTAGAACTAAAAATAATGAAATAAATATAACATTTTCAGCAATTTTTACAGGAATTATCGGAGCAGTCCTAGTATCTGCAAGTTCCTTTTACATCGTGCTGAAATTTGGAGCATTACCATGGCCTACAATAATGGTTACACTTTTATCTATGATGACTCTAAATTTCTTTAAAAAGGCTAATAATAAAGAGATTACAATTACACATACAATTATGAGTGCTGGATCAATGGTGGCTGGCGGAGTCGCTTTCACAATGCCTGCTTATCTTATTTTAGGCGGAAAGCTTACGGATATTAATCAGCAGCTGTTATTTTTGACTATTTTGATTGGAAGTATTGCTGGAGCATTTTTATCGTATATTTTTCGTACAAAGCTGATTGAAGAGGAAAAATTGGAATTTCCAATCGGAGAAGCGGCATATAACCTTGTAAATTCTGGAAAAAATACAGGAAGTATCCGTTATGTCGGTTTTGGGACATTATTTAGCTCTATTGTTGCTCTCTTGCGTGATTTTAATTTTTCAAAAGGAAAAGCTCCTATTATTCCAGCATTAGTTTCACTAAAAAATGTGCCTTTCAGCTTTTATGTTTCGCCTCTTTTAGTCGGAATCGGGTATGTGCTTGGATTTTTAAATACATTTGTCTGGTTTTTAGGTGGCGCTGCTGTTATTTTTGTTGGGGAACCGCTTGCAAAAATGTTTAAAATTGCTGATTTTCCCATTATGAAAAATAGTTTTGGAATGGGATTTATGATTGGAATTGGAATTGCTGTAATTTTGAAAATTATTTTTTCAAATAAATCAAAGAATAATTCTGAAAATAGAAGTATCATTACCAAATTATTTATTTTATCAGCCGTTTCGATAATTGTAATAATTTTTATTTATAAACTTCCTATATTTCTTGCGTTAGTTTTAGTCCTAATCTCGATTTTATGCACAATAATTGCAGGTTATTCGACTGGAAAGACTGGAGTTAATCCAATGGAAATTTACGCCATAATCACAATTCTAGTAATTTCATTTTTAAATAAAATGTTAAATGGATTAAACATTGGCGGAATAAAATTTTCTACAAACTTAAACACTCTGACGTTATTTTTACTGGCTTGCATTATAGCAGTAGCATGCGGACTTTCTGGCGATATTCTAAACGATTTTAAATCAGGATATAAAATGAAAGTAAATCCATCAGAACAGCTTTTTGGTGAATTAATCGGCTCAATCGCAAGTTCTTTTGTAATAACATTCTTATTTTTTGTATTTTTCAGAGTCTATAAAACTATCGGTCCAGTAGAAAATACCGATTTGATAGCATTACAAGCCTCAATTGTGGCAACAGTAATAAACGGAATTCCGTTTTTGAATATTTTCTTTATTGGACTTGTAACAGGACTGCTTTTAAGCCTATTAAATTTACCAGTTTTAACTTTTGGAATTGGAATCTATGTACCGTTTTATTTAACTTCAACTGTATTTTCAGGCGGACTTGCAAGTTTTTTTGGAAACAGAATTTCACAAAAATCTCACTCAAATCTGCTTTTAATTTCTAATGGATTAATGAGCGGAGAAGCGATTATAGGCGTTATTTTATCAATTGTTGCTTATATTAAGCTGTTTGTAAAATAA